One Oryza brachyantha chromosome 3, ObraRS2, whole genome shotgun sequence DNA segment encodes these proteins:
- the LOC102721353 gene encoding ferredoxin C 2, chloroplastic, which yields MAACPAATTARILLPRPGPARGTATKARASGLRQVEGPVSERAYASSSPAPTHKVTVHDRQRGVVHEFVVPQDQYILHTAEAQDISLPFACRHGCCTSCAVRIKSGQIRQPEALGISAELKDKGYALLCVGFPTSDVEVETQDEDEVYWLQFGRYFARGPVERDDYALELAMGDE from the exons ATGGCGGCGTGCCCCGCCGCGACCAC GGCTCGCATTCTGCTGCCCCGCCCCGGCCCCGCCCGAGGCACGGCGACGAAGGCGCGGGCGTCGGGGCtgcggcaggtggaggggcccGTGTCGGAGAGGGCCTACGCGTCCTCATCCCCTGCTCCCACCCACAAGGTCACCGTCCATGACCGGCAGAGAGGGGTCGTCCACGAGTTCGTCGTGCCACAG GACCAGTACATTCTGCACACCGCGGAGGCGCAGGACATCAGCTTGCCCTTCGCGTGCCGCCATG GTTGCTGTACTAGCTGCGCCGTTCGGATAAAATCAGGACAAATAAGACAACCTGAAGCACTTGGAATATCGGCTGAACTAAAAGATAAG GGCTATGCACTATTGTGTGTTGGTTTTCCAACTTCTGATGTGGAAGTTGAAACTCAAGATGAAGATGAG GTCTACTGGCTCCAGTTTGGGAGATATTTCGCTCGAGGGCCTGTC GAAAGAGATGATTATGCATTGGAGCTTGCAATGGGAGATGAGTGA
- the LOC102714714 gene encoding uncharacterized tRNA/rRNA methyltransferase YsgA isoform X2 — translation MLLAQAPPPSPPLPSAASSPPRRCYWRTLCPSCVPSHRAAVSTAAAAKAAAPSRGGQYHKQVASVANPLVKHCVKLRLSAAYRRSCRRILLVGLVPILEMCRFELSSIDNLLLLDGLELPDELYEFSGNVVHVSAAVMKKISGMQSVDSTEAIAIIHMPKYFCDLDSDQGGAVLDELFCSANRILVLDGIQDPGNLGTLIRSACAFRWDGVFLLPACCDPFNEKALRAARGASLQLPVVSGNWSDLRALMAKYDIKMLAGHPESSSNGSERTHVLSKELADSLRSESVCLVLGSEGNGLSVETLQACELVNIPMEDNLI, via the exons atgCTTCTGGCGCAAGctcccccgccgtcgccgcccctgcCGTCGGCGGCCAGCTCACCGCCGCGGCGATGCTACTGGCGCACACTCTGTCCTAGCTGCGTGCCCTCGCACCGGGCCGCCGTCtcgacggccgccgcggcgaaggcggcggctcCTTCCCGGGGCGGGCAATACCACAAGCAGGTGGCGAGCGTGGCGAACCCCCTGGTGAAGCACTGCGTGAAGCTCAGGCTCTCCGCCGCTTACCGCCGGTCCTGCCGCCGCATTCTCCTCGTCGGCCTTGTCCCCATCCT GGAGATGTGTAGGTTTGAGTTGTCATCCATCGATAACTTGCTTCTCTTAGACGGATTAGAGCTTCCAGATGAATTATACGAGTTCTCTGGCAATGTCGTGCATGTTAGTGCCGCTGTGATGAAGAAAATTTCTGGGATGCAGTCAGTTGATTCAACTGAGGCAATTGCCATCATTCACATGCCTAAGTATTTCTGCGACCTTGACAGCGACCAGGGTGGAGCTGTTCTTGATGAGTTGTTCTGTTCCGCAAATAGGATTTTGGTTCTTGATGGGAttcag GACCCTGGTAACCTTGGAACATTGATAAGATCCGCTTGTGCTTTCAGATGG GATGGGGTATTTCTTCTTCCAGCTTGCTGTGATCCTTTCAATGAAAAAGCTCTCCGTGCAGCTCGTGGAGCCTCATTGCAGCTTCCAGTTGTTTCTGGTAACTGGTCTGATCTGCGTGCTTTGATGGCTAAATATGATATAAAGATGCTGGCTGGTCATCCAGAAAGCAGCAGTAATGGATCTGAACGAACCCACGTTCTATCTAAAGAACTAGCAGATTCACTGAGAAGTGAGTCAGTGTGCTTAGTGTTAGGAAGTGAGGGCAATGGCCTTTCTGTGGAGACCCTTCAAGCCTGTGAGCTTGTAAACATTCCTATGGAAG ATAACTTAATATGA
- the LOC102720786 gene encoding magnesium transporter MRS2-A, chloroplastic translates to MASVSSASYPSQAVLLLLRLPLQPAGGACLRCRRAQRKEPVLVPPLGISCGGARSAGAGLLLPLPALRAAEGKDGRAVTKEDEAAAAVEEEEEEEVRREEGKPGDDGSREAAARGSGRFSADYISLGIREPVYEVIEVKSNGRMSTKKISRRQLLKSSGLRLRDTRSVDPSLWLMNSMPSLLVREQAILVNLGSLRAIAMHERVLIFNYNSPGGKAFLDSLLPRLNPRNINGGPAMPFQLEVVEAALLSRIQRLEQRLMHIEPRVGALLEVLPNRLTADVLEQLRLSKQALVELGSRAGDLKQMLIDLLDDPHEIRRICIMGRNCTLDRLSDDMQCSVPLEKQIAEEEEEEIEMLLENYLQRCESIHGQAERLLDSAREMEDSIAVNLSSRRLEVSRVELLLQVGTFCVAIGALIAGIFGMNLKSYLETNAWAFWATTGGIVVGAVAGFFIMYSYLKTRKIL, encoded by the exons ATGGCGTCCGTTTCGTCCGCGTCGTACCCGTCGCaggccgtcctcctcctcctccgcctgccGCTCCAGCCCGCCGGAGGCGCGTgcctccgctgccgccgcgcgcaGAGGAAGGAGCCTGTGCTCGTTCCGCCGTTAGGGATCTCCTGCGGCGGGGCGCGGAGTGCGGGGGCCGGGctcctgctgccgctgcctGCGCTGCGGGCGGCCGAGGGGAAGGACGGGCGGGCCGTGACCAAAGAggatgaggcggcggcggcggtggaggaggaggaagaggaggaggtgaggagggaggagggtaAGCCAGGAGACGATGGGTCCCGAGAGGCTGCGGCGAGGGGGTCGGGGCGGTTCTCCGCGGACTACATCTCGCTAGGCATCAGGGAGCCCGTTTACGAG GTGATAGAAGTGAAATCTAATGGGAGGATgtctacaaaaaaaataagccGGAGGCAGCTGTTGAAATCGAGTG GCCTCCGTCTACGAGATACCAGAAGCGTTGATCCTTCACTGTGGCTAATGAATTCAATGCCTTCCCTGCTG GTCCGTGAACAAGCCATATTAGTCAATCTTGGTTCCTTGCGAGCAATTGCTATGCATGAGCGTGTTCTTATATTCAACTACAACAG CCCAGGAGGAAAGGCATTTTTAGACTCATTGCTACCACGGTTAAATCCAAGAAACATCAATGGTGGACCAGCAATGCCATTTCAACTTGAG GTTGTCGAAGCTGCACTGCTTTCTAGAATACAAAGGTTGGAGCAAAGGTTAATGCATATTGAGCCTCGT GTGGGTGCTTTACTTGAAGTTCTACCAAATCGGTTGACAGCTGATGTGTTGGAGCAGCTTCGTCTAAGCAAACAGGCATTG GTTGAGCTGGGTTCACGAGCAGGTGATCTCAAACAAATGCTTATTGATCTCCTAGATGATCCTCATGAAATCCGTCGCATATGCATAATGGGAAGAAATTGCACGCTTGACAGATTGAGTGATGACATGCAGTGCTCCGTTCCTTTAGAGAAGCAGATTGCTGAAG aagaagaggaagaaattGAAATGCTGTTGGAAAATTATCTTCAAAG ATGTGAATCAATCCATGGTCAAGCAGAGAGACTTCTTGATTCTGCAAGAGAAATGGAAGATTCAATCGCAGTTAACTTAAG CTCGCGGAGACTCGAAGTAAGTAGAGTTGAGTTGCTTCTTCAGGTTGGAACATTTTGCGTTGCAATAGGAGCATTAATTGCAG GAATATTTGGCATGAATCTTAAATCATACCTCGAGACAAACGCG TGGGCATTTTGGGCGACGACCGGTGGAATAGTAGTTGGAGCGGTAGCTGGATTTTTCATCATGTACTCTTACCTAAAGACTAGAAAGATATTGTAA
- the LOC102714440 gene encoding uncharacterized protein LOC102714440: MALLQQPVMLGIGCSNALARARRVQCLAAASHSHMPCLPVLLRVSGGGGGRRQGSRRFPSQKIGLSRRIRRKDLRVVVAEASAAAAGASPASSPGGVSVSDVLWPSAGAFLAMAVLGRMDQMMAYKGVSLTIAPLGAVCAVLFTAPGSPAAKKYNMFVAQIGCAAFGVLALSLFGPGWLARGAALSASIAFMTITGASHPPAASLPLLFIDGPKFHNLQLWYALFPGAAGCIILCLIQELVIYLKKNCKF; encoded by the exons atggCGTTGCTGCAGCAACCGGTGATGCTGGGCATCGGTTGCAGCAACGCCCTGGCACGAGCAAGGAGGGTGCAATGTCTGGCAGCGGCGTCCCACTCCCACATGCCATGTCTACCCGTCCTCCTGCgagtcagcggcggcggcggcggcaggaggcaGGGTAGCCGCCGCTTCCCTTCTCAAAAGATCGGCTTGAGCCGGAGGATCAGGAGGAAGGACCTACGTGTGGTCGTCGCGGaagccagcgccgccgccgccggtgcctcGCCGGCATCGTCGCCTGGCGGCGTCAGCGTCAGCGATGTTCTTTGGCCCTCTGCCG GTGCATTCCTAGCAATGGCAGTGCTGGGAAGAATGGATCAGATGATGGCGTACAAGGGAGTGTCATTGACAATTGCCCCCCTCGGAGCAGTCTGCGCTGTGCTTTTCACTGCTCCAGGCTCACCTGCAGCCAAG AAATACAACATGTTTGTTGCCCAGATTGGCTGTGCAGCATTTGGTGTGTTAGCCCTTTCCTTATTTGGACCTGGCTGGTTGGCAAGAGGTGCTGCTCTTTCTGCATCCATAGCATTCATGACAATTACAGGCGCCTCACACCCTCCAg CTGCAAGCTTGCCTCTCTTGTTTATTGATGGTCCAAAGTTTCACAATTTGCAACTTTGGTATGCCCTTTTCCCTGGAGCTGCAGGCTGCATAATTCTTTGCTTGATC CAAGAGTTGGTGATTTACCTGAAGAAGAACTGCAAGTTCTGA
- the LOC102714714 gene encoding uncharacterized tRNA/rRNA methyltransferase YsgA isoform X1, producing the protein MLLAQAPPPSPPLPSAASSPPRRCYWRTLCPSCVPSHRAAVSTAAAAKAAAPSRGGQYHKQVASVANPLVKHCVKLRLSAAYRRSCRRILLVGLVPILEMCRFELSSIDNLLLLDGLELPDELYEFSGNVVHVSAAVMKKISGMQSVDSTEAIAIIHMPKYFCDLDSDQGGAVLDELFCSANRILVLDGIQDPGNLGTLIRSACAFRWDGVFLLPACCDPFNEKALRAARGASLQLPVVSGNWSDLRALMAKYDIKMLAGHPESSSNGSERTHVLSKELADSLRSESVCLVLGSEGNGLSVETLQACELVNIPMEGTFESLNVSVAGGIFLFMLQTKQQKMAEI; encoded by the exons atgCTTCTGGCGCAAGctcccccgccgtcgccgcccctgcCGTCGGCGGCCAGCTCACCGCCGCGGCGATGCTACTGGCGCACACTCTGTCCTAGCTGCGTGCCCTCGCACCGGGCCGCCGTCtcgacggccgccgcggcgaaggcggcggctcCTTCCCGGGGCGGGCAATACCACAAGCAGGTGGCGAGCGTGGCGAACCCCCTGGTGAAGCACTGCGTGAAGCTCAGGCTCTCCGCCGCTTACCGCCGGTCCTGCCGCCGCATTCTCCTCGTCGGCCTTGTCCCCATCCT GGAGATGTGTAGGTTTGAGTTGTCATCCATCGATAACTTGCTTCTCTTAGACGGATTAGAGCTTCCAGATGAATTATACGAGTTCTCTGGCAATGTCGTGCATGTTAGTGCCGCTGTGATGAAGAAAATTTCTGGGATGCAGTCAGTTGATTCAACTGAGGCAATTGCCATCATTCACATGCCTAAGTATTTCTGCGACCTTGACAGCGACCAGGGTGGAGCTGTTCTTGATGAGTTGTTCTGTTCCGCAAATAGGATTTTGGTTCTTGATGGGAttcag GACCCTGGTAACCTTGGAACATTGATAAGATCCGCTTGTGCTTTCAGATGG GATGGGGTATTTCTTCTTCCAGCTTGCTGTGATCCTTTCAATGAAAAAGCTCTCCGTGCAGCTCGTGGAGCCTCATTGCAGCTTCCAGTTGTTTCTGGTAACTGGTCTGATCTGCGTGCTTTGATGGCTAAATATGATATAAAGATGCTGGCTGGTCATCCAGAAAGCAGCAGTAATGGATCTGAACGAACCCACGTTCTATCTAAAGAACTAGCAGATTCACTGAGAAGTGAGTCAGTGTGCTTAGTGTTAGGAAGTGAGGGCAATGGCCTTTCTGTGGAGACCCTTCAAGCCTGTGAGCTTGTAAACATTCCTATGGAAGGTACATTTGAGTCTCTGAATGTTTCAGTTGCGGGTGGTATCTTCTTATTTATGTTACAAACTAAACAGCAAAAAATGGCAGAAATTTAA
- the LOC102721067 gene encoding glucosamine inositolphosphorylceramide transferase 1-like, whose amino-acid sequence MASSPPRPASAAAHRRRIQAPPPSAVAYLSAAVALLVLAAVAFSRAGPSFPHPPATRRCRPDAEGSWSAGVFLGDSPFSLEPIEHWGISKADGAAWPVANPVVTCADVEESGFPSSFVAKPFLFLQGDAIYLFFETKNPITSQGDIAAAVSKDAGATWQQLGVVLDEEWHLSYPYVFSYKNKVYMMPESSKNGDLRLYRALDFPLKWKMDKVLLKKPLVDSVIVKFQGPYWLLGTDLSSNGAKQNKELSIWYSNSPLGPWIPHKQNLIHTTGNRLGARNGGRPFIYNGNLYRVGKGQGGGSGHGIQVFKVEVLKPNEYKEVEVPFVINKQLKGQNAWNGARSHHLDVQQLPSGQLWIGVMDGDRVPSGDAFHRLTTGYMLYGVVLILVLLLGGLIGAINCALPLRWCLPHTEKRSGLFNVEQRFFLYHKLCSLISNLSKLGSLIGGRINYRTWKGKVYVVVVVLILVVVTCVGTHYIYGGNGAEEPYPVKGKYSQFTLLTMTYDARLWNLKMFVEHYSKCASVRDIVVVWNKGQPPAQAELNSVVPVRIRVEDKNSLNNRFNLDSEIKTRAVMELDDDIMMTCDDLERGFKVWREHPDRIIGYYPRLSEGSPLEYRNERYARQQGRYNMVLTGAAFMDHGVAFKRYWSKEAEVGRQIVDSFFNCEDVLLNFLFANASLTSTVEYVKPAWAIDMSKFSGVAISRNTQAHYHVRSKCLAKFSEMYGNLTDKRFFNSRGDSWDV is encoded by the exons ATGGCGTCgtccccgccgcggccggcgtcggcggccgcgCATCGCCGGCGCATCcaggccccgccgccgtccgcggtGGCCTACCTTTCCGCGGCGGTCGCGCTCCTCGTCCTCGCTGCCGTCGCGTTCTCCCGCGCCGGCCCCAGcttcccgcacccgcccgccacccgccgctgccgccccgaCGCCGAGGGCTCCTGGTCCGCCGGAGTCTTCCTCGGCGACTCCCCGTTCTCTCTCGAGCCCATCGAACAC TGGGGGATCTCGAAGGCTGACGGCGCCGCGTGGCCTGTGGCGAACCCGGTGGTGACGTGCGCCGACGTGGAGGAGTCCGGGTTCCCCAGCAGTTTCGTCGCCAAGCCCTTCCTCTTTCTCCAG GGGGATGCCATCTATTTGTTCTTTGAGACGAAGAATCCCATAACATCACAAGGCGACATTGCTGCTGCCGTGAGCAAGGACGCCGGGGCAACGTGGCAGCAGTTGGGAGTAGTGTTAGATGAGGAATGGCATCTTTCGTACCCATATGTGTTTAGCTACAAAAACAAG GTTTATATGATGCCCGAAAGCAGTAAGAATGGCGATCTTCGTCTGTATCGTGCATTAGATTTTCCACTTAAATGGAAAATGGACAAGGTCCTTTTGAAGAAGCCACTGGTAGATTCAGTCATCGTAAAATTCCAGGGTCCCTATTGGCTCCTTGGAACAGATTTAAGTTCTAATGGTGCAAAACAGAATAAAGAGCTCAGTATTTGGTACAGCAATTCTCCACTTGGTCCTTGGATCCCGCACAAGCAGAATCTGATTCATACAACAGGCAACAGGTTAGGTGCTAGAAATGGAGGCAGGCCATTCATTTACAATGGCAATCTCTATCGTGTTGGTAAAGGCCAAGGGGGTGGGTCTGGCCATGGTATCCAGGTGTTCAAAGTTGAAGTCCTAAAGCCAAATGAATACAAAGAAGTTGAGGTCCCGTTTGTGATCAACAAGCAACTCAAGGGCCAGAATGCGTGGAATGGAGCACGCTCCCATCACCTTGATGTCCAGCAGCTTCCATCAGGTCAGCTTTGGATTGGGGTAATGGAtggtgacagagtaccttcaggTGACGCATTTCACCGTCTGACCACAGGTTACATGCTTTATGGAGTTGTTCTTATACTAGTTCTTCTTCTTGGTGGACTTATTGGTGCAATTAACTGTGCCTTACCACTCAGATGGTGTCTCCCGCATACTGAGAAAAGGAGTGGGCTCTTCAATGTAGAGCAGAGGTTCTTTCTGTACCATAAGCTATGCTCTCTGATTTCCAATTTGAGCAAACTGGGATCTCTTATTGGTGGAAGGATTAACTACAGAACATGGAAAGGGAAAGTTTATGTAGTTGTAGTAGTGTTAATTTTAGTGGTTGTAACATGTGTTGGAACTCACTATATCTATGGAGGCAATGGTGCAGAAGAACCATATCCAGTCAAGGGCAAGTACTCACAGTTCACATTGTTGACTATGACCTATGATGCCCGTCTTTGGAATCTGAAGATGTTTGTGGAGCATTATTCCAAATGTGCATCGGTGAGGGATATTGTAGTGGTTTGGAATAAAGGGCAGCCCCCAGCTCAAGCTGAATTGAATTCAGTCGTTCCTGTTAGGATTAGAGTTGAGGATAAGAACTCTTTGAACAACAGATTCAATCTAGACAGTGAAATTAAGACAAGAGCTGTTATGGAGCTTGATGATGATATTATGATGACATGTGATGACTTAGAGCGTGGGTTCAAGGTGTGGAGGGAACACCCTGACAGGATAATTGGGTACTATCCACGCCTTTCCGAAGGCAGCCCACTGGAATACCGCAATGAGAGGTATGCTCGGCAACAAGGACGTTATAACATGGTACTGACAGGCGCGGCATTTATGGATCACGGTGTGGCCTTCAAGAGGTATTGGAGCAAGGAGGCTGAAGTAGGAAGGCAGATTGTAGACAGTTTCTTCAATTGTGAGGATGTCCTTCTAAATTTCTTGTTTGCAAATGCAAGCTTGACAAGCACAGTGGAGTATGTAAAGCCAGCTTGGGCAATTGATATGTCTAAATTCTCAGGAGTAGCCATTAGTCGAAACACACAAGCGCATTATCATGTTAGGAGCAAATGCCttgcaaaattttcagaaatgtACGGAAATTTAACTGATAAGAGGTTCTTTAACAGCCGAGGTGACAGCTGGGATGTATAG